A DNA window from Camelina sativa cultivar DH55 chromosome 13, Cs, whole genome shotgun sequence contains the following coding sequences:
- the LOC104735257 gene encoding DDT domain-containing protein PTM-like isoform X4, with protein sequence MELVGKVVKKEIQGIGFCSGTVRSRDSSGFFEIVYENGVTEISELAEVVSLVMGEDKSQEITVPVKKRVGRKPKKRSRVARMKEIKRGSSGLNEVIVDLNDGVTEVDSGVSDVNLRGNVDLNCGPVETLGRTWDSVTDLNRTVPESNPGFDLSTGLDLNPNDGLGLINVNIDYEENCSDQRRRYIDLNMDASCDLDNAGVFDLLAPKREGGFDLNVEVDVENIKDDECIQVNGNGIVQEIIMKDENGVQETGEYKEVHVAEVSSAQLLEEIQKQNIVQLQDLNTPNSNGAEKDHDLPEHNSKTVDESLSDIGNSVEYTSGRRKRRKGADNPKFTSQPRLRRSARRRFARSPVSTVTACLVDEVSPSPSVSSLTEEKTWTVDGKTENISELPPKPQLPPSSHLLNLDGLPILDVFTAYSCLRSFSALLFLSPFELKDFVEALRCTSPSLLFDSIHVAVLQILRKHLKQLAAEGDSSAASCLRSLDWETLDVVTYPLFVVEYLLFSGTKDNPGLDLTRLNFFRNEYFRQPANLKIEILGSLCDDMTDAEVVKSELNKRSFAVEFEMELDRKTNTEMRRRKRAMMELADDLSLDNGVIDTSFDRNSDDCCFCKMDGSLLCCDGCPAAYHSKCVGLASHLLPEGDWYCPECAFDRRVPGLKPEKQIRGAEFIEIDPHGRKYYSSCGYLLVIDTDGTGSLNYYHVNDVNLVLEQLKSCSSFYSGVISAIKKHWDIPAGPIRTISSVNSQMSSCLDKSAKGVISSIDGFKAPLPASEKQTTSGVKKKLEKTPINGFSHNHGHRTRRKISDSATGLDHRNMSSEGSAETVQNGSDVQRLPEPASSSILDIIKEPNMNIHLSSDNLARINTRKGIKPVVQCETGYRNHYIFAQMTTSVYEEMTRKSPIRTNDMRSDEEIASTQVKTILMKTTKFQWRNIQSLYLDAWKEKCGWCHSCKSSSEVSGSETNCLFNLSLGALRGLSESEVANIESIEKNSHLLAIICQILSMESRLQGLLVGPWLNPQHSIIWREHILKASNISSLKHLLVELEANLHRRVLSLEWLNHVDTGVVMGSAIHILIASTRSWSKTAVGKRRGSLLESGVNPTAKKNGGLTMCWWRGGQISRRLFNWKVLPRSLISKAARQGGSMTIPGVFYPENSESAKRSRRVVWEAAVESSTTSEQLGLQVRTLQSYIKWDDIENSHLLPTLDKDSRKSARLFKKAIVRRKCTEEENVKYLLDFGKRRNIPDVVSKNGCMVEESSSGRKKFWLNESHVPLNLVKGFEEKKAVRKTSKPGGSFRHSKIDKVQKRSSEGKGFSYLFGRAERCESSLCEQCKKDVSLSEAASCHICKKTP encoded by the exons ATGGAATTGGTGGGAAAAGTCGTTAAGAAAGAGATCCAAGGGATTGGGTTTTGCTCCGGGACGGTTCGATCTCGCGATTCGTCTGGATTTTTCGAGATCGTTTACGAGAACGGCGTCACGGAGATTTCGGAATTGGCTGAGGTTGTTTCTCTCGTGATGGGAGAAGATAAATCCCAGGAGATTACGGTTCCAGTGAAGAAGAGAGTTGGTAGGAAACCGAAGAAGCGTTCTCGTGTCGCGAGGATGAAGGAGATCAAACGAGGTAGCTCTGGTTTGAATGAGGTAATTGTCGATTTAAATGACGGGGTTACGGAGGTTGATTCGGGAGTTAGTGATGTCAATTTGAGAGGGAATGTTGATTTGAATTGTGGTCCTGTGGAAACCCTAGGTAGGACATGGGACTCTGTGACGGATTTGAATAGGACGGTTCCGGAATCCAATCCTGGGTTTGATCTGTCTACTGGGTTGGATTTGAATCCGAATGATGGTTTAGGTTTGATTAATGTGAATATCGATTACGAGGAGAATTGCAGTGACCAAAGGAGGAGATATATTGATCTCAACATGGATGCCAGCTGTGATTTGGACAATGCTGGTGTCTTTGATTTGTTAGCACCCAAGAGGGAGGGAGGATTTGATTTGAACGTGGAGGTTGATGTAGAGAACATCAAGGATGATGAGTGCATTCAAGTGAATGGAAATGGCATAGTTCAAGAAATCATCATGAAGGACGAAAATGGTGTTCAGGAGACTGGAGAATATAAAGAAGTTCATGTCGCTGAAGTATCTAGCGCTCAGCTTTTGGAGGAGATACAGAAGCAGAACATTGTACAACTACAAGATCTCAACACTCCTAATTCTAACGGTGCTGAGAAGGATCATGATCTGCCTGAGCATAATTCTAAGACTGTTGATGAATCTCTCTCTGATATTGGAAATTCAGTTGAATATACGAGTGGtaggaggaaaagaagaaaaggtgcGGACAATCCAAAATTCACCAGTCAACCTCGGTTGAGAAGAAGCGCTCGTAGAAGGTTCGCTCGATCTCCTGTTAGCACTGTAACAGCTTGCTTAGTCGATGAAGTATCCCCTTCCCCTTCAGTTAGTAGTCTGACAGAGGAGAAAACATGGACCGTTGATGGAAAAACTGAGAATATTTCTGAGCTTCCGCCAAAGCCACAATTACCTCCATCTTCACATCTTTTGAATTTAGACGGTCTTCCCATACTTGATGTCTTTACTGCTTACTCTTGTCTGAGGTCTTTCAGTGCTTTGCTGTTTTTGAGTCCCTTTGAGTTGAAGGATTTTGTGGAAGCATTGAGGTGCACGTCTCCCAGTCTGTTATTTGATAGCATCCATGTTGCTGTCTTacaaatattaagaaaacatcTGAAACAACTCGCTGCTGAAGGTGACTCATCTGCCGCTTCTTGCTTGAg GAGTCTTGATTGGGAGACGTTGGATGTGGTTACTTATCCCCTTTTTGTGGTCGAATACCTACTATTTTCTGGCACTAAAGACAACCCTGGATTGGATCTTACTCGGTTGAACTTTTTCAGAAATGAGTATTTCAGACAGCCCGCGAATCTGAAAATTGAGATACTTGGTAGTTTGTGCGATGATATGACAGATGCTGAGGTTGTGAAGTCAGAGCTTAATAAAAGATCCTTTGCAGTGGAGTTTGAAATGGAACTTGATAGGAAGACAAACACAGAAATGCGACGCAGAAAACGAGCTATGATGGAGCTGGCAGATGATTTATCTTTAGATAATGGGGTCATTGATACCTCATTTGACCGGAACAGTGATGACTGCTGTTTTTGTAAAATGGATGGGAGCTTACTGTGCTGTGATGGTTGTCCTGCTGCCTATCACTCTAAGTGTGTCGGTCTTGCCAGTCACCTTTTGCCTGAGGGTGACTGGTACTGTCCTGAATGTGCATTTGATCGGCGTGTACCAGGATTGAAGCCTGAAAAGCAAATTCGAGGAGCAGAGTTTATAGAGATTGATCCGCATGGCCGAAAATACTACAGCAGTTGTGGCTACTTATTGGT GATAGATACAGATGGCACAGGCTCATTGAACTACTATCATGTGAATGATGTGAACCTTGTGCTGGAGCAGCTAAAGTCATGCAGTAGTTTCTATAGTGGCGTAATAAGTGCAATTAAAAAACACTGGGATATCCCTGCTGGGCCAATACGGACAATCAGCAGTGTGAACTCGCAAATGTCTTCATGCTTGGATAAGTCAGCCAAAGGAGTGATTTCTTCTATTGATGGGTTTAAGGCTCCTCTACCAGCTTCAGAAAAACAGACAACATctggtgttaaaaaaaaactggaaaaaacGCCCATCAATGGATTTTCACATAATCATGGTCATAGGACTCGTCGGAAGATTTCAGATTCAGCTACTGGGCTAGATCATCGTAATATGAGTTCTGAAGGATCTGCTGAAACTGTACAAAATGGTTCGGATGTCCAGAGACTTCCTGAGCCAGCATCATCAAGCATTTTGGATATCATAAAAGAGCCAAATATGAATATCCATCTGTCGTCCGATAATTTGGCTAGAATAAACACACGGAAAGGAATTAAACCGGTTGTGCAGTGTGAAACTGGCTACAGAAACCATTACATATTTGCTCAGATGACTACATCAGTTTATGAAGAGATGACACGTAAGTCACCAATCCGTACAAACGATATGAGATCTGATGAAGAAATAGCTTCTACCCAGGTGAAGACTATTTTGATGAAAACCACAAAATTTCAATGGCGAAACATCCAAAGCCTCTACCTAGATGCGTGGAAAGAAAAATGTGGATGGTGTCATTCCTGCAAAAGTTCGTCTGAGGTTTCCGGTAGTGAGACAAATTGTTTGTTTAATCTGAGTCTTGGGGCTTTACGGGGTCTTTCCGAAAGTGAAGTAGCTAACATTGAATCTATTGAGAAGAACAGTCATCTTTTGGCCATCATATGCCAGATACTTTCCATGGAAAGTCGATTGCAGGGACTTTTGGTAGGTCCATGGTTGAATCCTCAGCACTCCATCATTTGGCGTGAACACATTCTGAAGGCATCAAATATCTCAAGCTTGAAACATCTATTGGTTGAA TTAGAGGCAAATTTGCATCGTCGTGTACTTTCACTTGAGTGGCTAAACCATGTCGACACTGGTGTAGTAATGGGCTCAGCTATACATATTCTTATTGCTTCAACACGATCATGGTCAAAGACTGCTGTTGGTAAAAGAAGGGGGTCATTGTTGGAGTCTGGGGTTAACCCTACTGCGAAGAAAAATGGTGGATTGACCATGTGTTGGTGGAGAGGTGGGCAAATTTCTCGGCGGTTATTCAACTGGAAGGTTTTGCCTCGCTCTTTAATCTCTAAGGCTGCTAGACAAG GTGGAAGTATGACTATTCCAGGAGTATTTTATCCTGAGAATTCAGAGTCCGCTAAGAGAAGCCGACGTGTTGTGTGGGAAGCAGCTGTTGAGTCATCTACAACTTCAGAGCAGCTAGGTTTGCAG GTAAGGACACTCCAATCTTACATAAAGTGGGATGATATTGAAAATAGTCATCTTCTTCCTACATTGGACAAAGATTCCAGAAAATCTGCCAGGCTATTCAAAAAAGCGATTGTCCGTAGGAAGTGCACAGAGGAAGAAAATGTGAAATATCTCCTCGACTTTGGTAAGAGGAGAAATATTCCGGATGTTGTCTCGAAGAATGGTTGCATGGTTGAAGAATCCTCGAGTGGAAGAAAAAAGTTCTGGCTGAATGAATCACATGTGCCTTTAAATCTTGTGAAAGGATTTGAAGAGAAAAAAGCTGTACGGAAAACTAGCAAGCCAGGAGGCTCTTTCAGACACTCTAAGATAGACAAAGTACAGAAAAGGTCCTCAGAGGGAAAAGGATTCTCATACCTATTTGGAAGGGCAGAAAGATGTGAATCCTCTTTGTGCGAGCAATGTAAGAAAGATGTGTCTTTGAG TGAAGCTGCAAGCTGCCACATCTGCAAAA AAACTCCCTAA
- the LOC104735257 gene encoding DDT domain-containing protein PTM-like isoform X5, whose translation MELVGKVVKKEIQGIGFCSGTVRSRDSSGFFEIVYENGVTEISELAEVVSLVMGEDKSQEITVPVKKRVGRKPKKRSRVARMKEIKRGSSGLNEVIVDLNDGVTEVDSGVSDVNLRGNVDLNCGPVETLGRTWDSVTDLNRTVPESNPGFDLSTGLDLNPNDGLGLINVNIDYEENCSDQRRRYIDLNMDASCDLDNAGVFDLLAPKREGGFDLNVEVDVENIKDDECIQVNGNGIVQEIIMKDENGVQETGEYKEVHVAEVSSAQLLEEIQKQNIVQLQDLNTPNSNGAEKDHDLPEHNSKTVDESLSDIGNSVEYTSGRRKRRKGADNPKFTSQPRLRRSARRRFARSPVSTVTACLVDEVSPSPSVSSLTEEKTWTVDGKTENISELPPKPQLPPSSHLLNLDGLPILDVFTAYSCLRSFSALLFLSPFELKDFVEALRCTSPSLLFDSIHVAVLQILRKHLKQLAAEGDSSAASCLRSLDWETLDVVTYPLFVVEYLLFSGTKDNPGLDLTRLNFFRNEYFRQPANLKIEILGSLCDDMTDAEVVKSELNKRSFAVEFEMELDRKTNTEMRRRKRAMMELADDLSLDNGVIDTSFDRNSDDCCFCKMDGSLLCCDGCPAAYHSKCVGLASHLLPEGDWYCPECAFDRRVPGLKPEKQIRGAEFIEIDPHGRKYYSSCGYLLVIDTDGTGSLNYYHVNDVNLVLEQLKSCSSFYSGVISAIKKHWDIPAGPIRTISSVNSQMSSCLDKSAKGVISSIDGFKAPLPASEKQTTSGVKKKLEKTPINGFSHNHGHRTRRKISDSATGLDHRNMSSEGSAETVQNGSDVQRLPEPASSSILDIIKEPNMNIHLSSDNLARINTRKGIKPVVQCETGYRNHYIFAQMTTSVYEEMTRKSPIRTNDMRSDEEIASTQVKTILMKTTKFQWRNIQSLYLDAWKEKCGWCHSCKSSSEVSGSETNCLFNLSLGALRGLSESEVANIESIEKNSHLLAIICQILSMESRLQGLLVGPWLNPQHSIIWREHILKASNISSLKHLLVELEANLHRRVLSLEWLNHVDTGVVMGSAIHILIASTRSWSKTAVGKRRGSLLESGVNPTAKKNGGLTMCWWRGGQISRRLFNWKVLPRSLISKAARQGGSMTIPGVFYPENSESAKRSRRVVWEAAVESSTTSEQLGLQVRTLQSYIKWDDIENSHLLPTLDKDSRKSARLFKKAIVRRKCTEEENVKYLLDFGKRRNIPDVVSKNGCMVEESSSGRKKFWLNESHVPLNLVKGFEEKKAVRKTSKPGGSFRHSKIDKVQKRSSEGKGFSYLFGRAERCESSLCEQCKKDVSLSEAASCHICKKTP comes from the exons ATGGAATTGGTGGGAAAAGTCGTTAAGAAAGAGATCCAAGGGATTGGGTTTTGCTCCGGGACGGTTCGATCTCGCGATTCGTCTGGATTTTTCGAGATCGTTTACGAGAACGGCGTCACGGAGATTTCGGAATTGGCTGAGGTTGTTTCTCTCGTGATGGGAGAAGATAAATCCCAGGAGATTACGGTTCCAGTGAAGAAGAGAGTTGGTAGGAAACCGAAGAAGCGTTCTCGTGTCGCGAGGATGAAGGAGATCAAACGAGGTAGCTCTGGTTTGAATGAGGTAATTGTCGATTTAAATGACGGGGTTACGGAGGTTGATTCGGGAGTTAGTGATGTCAATTTGAGAGGGAATGTTGATTTGAATTGTGGTCCTGTGGAAACCCTAGGTAGGACATGGGACTCTGTGACGGATTTGAATAGGACGGTTCCGGAATCCAATCCTGGGTTTGATCTGTCTACTGGGTTGGATTTGAATCCGAATGATGGTTTAGGTTTGATTAATGTGAATATCGATTACGAGGAGAATTGCAGTGACCAAAGGAGGAGATATATTGATCTCAACATGGATGCCAGCTGTGATTTGGACAATGCTGGTGTCTTTGATTTGTTAGCACCCAAGAGGGAGGGAGGATTTGATTTGAACGTGGAGGTTGATGTAGAGAACATCAAGGATGATGAGTGCATTCAAGTGAATGGAAATGGCATAGTTCAAGAAATCATCATGAAGGACGAAAATGGTGTTCAGGAGACTGGAGAATATAAAGAAGTTCATGTCGCTGAAGTATCTAGCGCTCAGCTTTTGGAGGAGATACAGAAGCAGAACATTGTACAACTACAAGATCTCAACACTCCTAATTCTAACGGTGCTGAGAAGGATCATGATCTGCCTGAGCATAATTCTAAGACTGTTGATGAATCTCTCTCTGATATTGGAAATTCAGTTGAATATACGAGTGGtaggaggaaaagaagaaaaggtgcGGACAATCCAAAATTCACCAGTCAACCTCGGTTGAGAAGAAGCGCTCGTAGAAGGTTCGCTCGATCTCCTGTTAGCACTGTAACAGCTTGCTTAGTCGATGAAGTATCCCCTTCCCCTTCAGTTAGTAGTCTGACAGAGGAGAAAACATGGACCGTTGATGGAAAAACTGAGAATATTTCTGAGCTTCCGCCAAAGCCACAATTACCTCCATCTTCACATCTTTTGAATTTAGACGGTCTTCCCATACTTGATGTCTTTACTGCTTACTCTTGTCTGAGGTCTTTCAGTGCTTTGCTGTTTTTGAGTCCCTTTGAGTTGAAGGATTTTGTGGAAGCATTGAGGTGCACGTCTCCCAGTCTGTTATTTGATAGCATCCATGTTGCTGTCTTacaaatattaagaaaacatcTGAAACAACTCGCTGCTGAAGGTGACTCATCTGCCGCTTCTTGCTTGAg GAGTCTTGATTGGGAGACGTTGGATGTGGTTACTTATCCCCTTTTTGTGGTCGAATACCTACTATTTTCTGGCACTAAAGACAACCCTGGATTGGATCTTACTCGGTTGAACTTTTTCAGAAATGAGTATTTCAGACAGCCCGCGAATCTGAAAATTGAGATACTTGGTAGTTTGTGCGATGATATGACAGATGCTGAGGTTGTGAAGTCAGAGCTTAATAAAAGATCCTTTGCAGTGGAGTTTGAAATGGAACTTGATAGGAAGACAAACACAGAAATGCGACGCAGAAAACGAGCTATGATGGAGCTGGCAGATGATTTATCTTTAGATAATGGGGTCATTGATACCTCATTTGACCGGAACAGTGATGACTGCTGTTTTTGTAAAATGGATGGGAGCTTACTGTGCTGTGATGGTTGTCCTGCTGCCTATCACTCTAAGTGTGTCGGTCTTGCCAGTCACCTTTTGCCTGAGGGTGACTGGTACTGTCCTGAATGTGCATTTGATCGGCGTGTACCAGGATTGAAGCCTGAAAAGCAAATTCGAGGAGCAGAGTTTATAGAGATTGATCCGCATGGCCGAAAATACTACAGCAGTTGTGGCTACTTATTGGT GATAGATACAGATGGCACAGGCTCATTGAACTACTATCATGTGAATGATGTGAACCTTGTGCTGGAGCAGCTAAAGTCATGCAGTAGTTTCTATAGTGGCGTAATAAGTGCAATTAAAAAACACTGGGATATCCCTGCTGGGCCAATACGGACAATCAGCAGTGTGAACTCGCAAATGTCTTCATGCTTGGATAAGTCAGCCAAAGGAGTGATTTCTTCTATTGATGGGTTTAAGGCTCCTCTACCAGCTTCAGAAAAACAGACAACATctggtgttaaaaaaaaactggaaaaaacGCCCATCAATGGATTTTCACATAATCATGGTCATAGGACTCGTCGGAAGATTTCAGATTCAGCTACTGGGCTAGATCATCGTAATATGAGTTCTGAAGGATCTGCTGAAACTGTACAAAATGGTTCGGATGTCCAGAGACTTCCTGAGCCAGCATCATCAAGCATTTTGGATATCATAAAAGAGCCAAATATGAATATCCATCTGTCGTCCGATAATTTGGCTAGAATAAACACACGGAAAGGAATTAAACCGGTTGTGCAGTGTGAAACTGGCTACAGAAACCATTACATATTTGCTCAGATGACTACATCAGTTTATGAAGAGATGACACGTAAGTCACCAATCCGTACAAACGATATGAGATCTGATGAAGAAATAGCTTCTACCCAGGTGAAGACTATTTTGATGAAAACCACAAAATTTCAATGGCGAAACATCCAAAGCCTCTACCTAGATGCGTGGAAAGAAAAATGTGGATGGTGTCATTCCTGCAAAAGTTCGTCTGAGGTTTCCGGTAGTGAGACAAATTGTTTGTTTAATCTGAGTCTTGGGGCTTTACGGGGTCTTTCCGAAAGTGAAGTAGCTAACATTGAATCTATTGAGAAGAACAGTCATCTTTTGGCCATCATATGCCAGATACTTTCCATGGAAAGTCGATTGCAGGGACTTTTGGTAGGTCCATGGTTGAATCCTCAGCACTCCATCATTTGGCGTGAACACATTCTGAAGGCATCAAATATCTCAAGCTTGAAACATCTATTGGTTGAA TTAGAGGCAAATTTGCATCGTCGTGTACTTTCACTTGAGTGGCTAAACCATGTCGACACTGGTGTAGTAATGGGCTCAGCTATACATATTCTTATTGCTTCAACACGATCATGGTCAAAGACTGCTGTTGGTAAAAGAAGGGGGTCATTGTTGGAGTCTGGGGTTAACCCTACTGCGAAGAAAAATGGTGGATTGACCATGTGTTGGTGGAGAGGTGGGCAAATTTCTCGGCGGTTATTCAACTGGAAGGTTTTGCCTCGCTCTTTAATCTCTAAGGCTGCTAGACAAG GTGGAAGTATGACTATTCCAGGAGTATTTTATCCTGAGAATTCAGAGTCCGCTAAGAGAAGCCGACGTGTTGTGTGGGAAGCAGCTGTTGAGTCATCTACAACTTCAGAGCAGCTAGGTTTGCAG GTAAGGACACTCCAATCTTACATAAAGTGGGATGATATTGAAAATAGTCATCTTCTTCCTACATTGGACAAAGATTCCAGAAAATCTGCCAGGCTATTCAAAAAAGCGATTGTCCGTAGGAAGTGCACAGAGGAAGAAAATGTGAAATATCTCCTCGACTTTGGTAAGAGGAGAAATATTCCGGATGTTGTCTCGAAGAATGGTTGCATGGTTGAAGAATCCTCGAGTGGAAGAAAAAAGTTCTGGCTGAATGAATCACATGTGCCTTTAAATCTTGTGAAAGGATTTGAAGAGAAAAAAGCTGTACGGAAAACTAGCAAGCCAGGAGGCTCTTTCAGACACTCTAAGATAGACAAAGTACAGAAAAGGTCCTCAGAGGGAAAAGGATTCTCATACCTATTTGGAAGGGCAGAAAG ATGTGAATCCTCTTTGTGCGAGCAATGTAAGAAAGATGTGTCTTTGAG TGAAGCTGCAAGCTGCCACATCTGCAAAA AAACTCCCTAA